GAATCAATTTTAACTCCTCTATCTGTAGATTTCCTATGCTCCTCTAACTCAATATCTCTCATAACAATCACATGTTCCTTTGATTTCTTCTTCTCTTGCTTGTTAGATTTTGCCAACAAAGGGGCTTTAGTGGATGTAAGAACTTCAATTTGCCCATTTGCATCACTTGGTGATGGAGACAAACCCATATTATCAGATGAGGAAGTTTCAGTATTCCAATCATGTTGAGATACATGTTCCAATGAAGTTATTAGACGGCGAACAACAGGCACTAGTTGTTCTTGTATGTTGATTGAACTCAAACCTGAAAAACTTCCCCGTGAACCCTTTCTAGCTACCTTCTTAAACTCATCCCTCACATGTTCTAAAAAATGAAGTACAGCTGGGTTTCCAAGACCTTCATCAACAATTATAAAATAAACATAACCGTCTTCTATCAAAAACCCAAAAGTCCTCTTGCCAATTGTCTCAAAATACCACTTGTGATACGCAGGAATCCTTTCCAATGACAAGGCCGCCAAATTCTCAATCTCATCATCACCCCCACTATACACATACAAGTTCCGATTACCCCTAAATACACAACAATAATGAACAGTATTTTGAATTGAACCCATCTTGCTAAAACCTAGTTTAGAAAGTTTTCACATCAAGAACTTTTCTACACACCACCAAATAACTAAAACTCTACAATTGGGTTTTATATCAATATCAACCAGCCAAAGAACATACTAGGTGAATCTAAGAGACCAAGATTTGGAAGAAGATAAACACAATAAATTCCTCAATAGAATATATGAAATCCAAACAAAACACAAGAAACCCTTCAGCAGCAAAGTCAAAAGCTTCCAACAAATACCAGCAAACTCATTCAGCTAGACAAGTCCCTCAAGCGTTTCATCAAGAGTCTTACTAGCACAACCTGAAATAGTGGAATTAAAATCATATTGAAGGTCAAATAACTCACATAAGCACTCAAAACACAACATCGTAAAAGAAATTTAGGGTTTTCGATCAACAATCTTAGCTGCCAGTGCCAACACAACCCCAGAGAAAAATAtacaatattaaataaaaaattgactTACGAAACAGTCAAGAAGTACAAATTTTGAGAAAATCCCAACAAAAACTATCCAATGAAGTGAAAGATCGATCTAAGAAACTGAAAGTTTCGTGCCAAAGTAAAGAATGGCAATCAAAATTATGTTTGGAGATCAGGAAGTGAAGAGAAAGATCAAAACATGTACATCATGTGCAAATTAACAAAAAAGTGGACTTTCAAACAGATCAATTAGATAAGTTTTCTTGGAAAGGAATCATTACCTGTGAAATTTTCCCAAAGCATTGAGGATAGGACTCGAGTCCGCAGGGAGAGAAAGAGGGACAGGGGCCGAGGAGGGGGGCTGGGCTGagaccaaaattttaatttgaagcgTGAAATGGTAATTTTGCAGTCAAAGATAAAATCTGACGAGGTTAAAGAGTGATATTagagattttatttttattgggtTCACTTtttaaggctttttttttttaatttaatatatttttttcctataatattaaaatttatcaatttacctaaaaataataattacaaatTACAAATTTATGATAAAGACTTTCCTCGATCGAATTGAataatttatgtttttattaattattattattattattattattattattacattataaattaaaattaaaaatataactaaaattaaat
This is a stretch of genomic DNA from Hevea brasiliensis isolate MT/VB/25A 57/8 chromosome 12, ASM3005281v1, whole genome shotgun sequence. It encodes these proteins:
- the LOC110649052 gene encoding phytolongin Phyl1.1, with translation MGSIQNTVHYCCVFRGNRNLYVYSGGDDEIENLAALSLERIPAYHKWYFETIGKRTFGFLIEDGYVYFIIVDEGLGNPAVLHFLEHVRDEFKKVARKGSRGSFSGLSSINIQEQLVPVVRRLITSLEHVSQHDWNTETSSSDNMGLSPSPSDANGQIEVLTSTKAPLLAKSNKQEKKKSKEHVIVMRDIELEEHRKSTDRGVKIDSTSLDSNNQGGVASQISLQKDLGSMRIRSSSQSIRKKWCRQVRIILAIDAVVCLILFIIWLSICDGFRCTS